From Pyrenophora tritici-repentis strain M4 chromosome 1, whole genome shotgun sequence, the proteins below share one genomic window:
- a CDS encoding Drf-FH1 multi-domain protein, translating into MAEEEDFSSLPLPDRFVHKNWKVRKEAYEAAAKEFSLAASESDPVVRQFINDASIWKGVVGDSNVAAQQEGLGALCAFLDIAGQQGCSRTRNITIATIAEKGLPSTRPAAKQKALEALMLYIETDKPDPVIEELLPVLGNKQPKVIAATLDALTQIYHAYGCKTIEPKQVLKLLPKVYGHADKNVRAKAQELTVEFYRWLKEAMKPLFWNDLKPVQQQDLDKLFEKVRDEPPPKQERLLRSQQAAKEAAVAAPGGDDECEEEEDAAIDLEPEYEAVDVFAKIPKDFSDKLASSKWKDRKETLDEVQKALDHPRIAEGPFDELVRGFAKSMKDANIAVVITAANCVELLAKGLKKSFQKYRKDVMNAMMERLKEKKATVTDAIGAALDASFASTSFQDCLEEILEFLKHKNPQVKLESSKFLIRCLKNTREAPTPEQAKAIAEASTKLLTESQEVQRSAGAETLGTLWKIMGDRIMNAHLDGLDEIRKTKIKEFFDAAEVKSKYKPKAAPAPKPAAAPPSKKPMGKRPAPGGVKKAAPAPKPAPPPPAEEPSAPLEPKPTSRPTPKLGTKPGLGGPSRLGGLKKPGSGLAAPSPRKSVVSPPPEEEAPPPPPKFGAGRGLAGRPLGKPAAEPVAAAPVPQAPTGLSLVERAELDELRAEVERVRRQNEDLRSERTKLTSQIHELQNQNAQLIEDHTRDVLSIKAKETQLVRARSDFEASEQTVQNQRREIDRLKRELSRQVRASSPPASDVADQIFADNGNGAQFGDSGYGSRGMHARRERSFNVPTSPGGDGKENFDSYSRPASVLSGKLSPRLDGASGMSSFSSRGGGRMSPAENGLSHRGQSQAASGAESWKRAAEVTQNLKQRIEMMKAKQGIGRPAQ; encoded by the exons ATggccgaagaagaagattTCAGTTCCCTGCCGCTCCCCGACCGTTTCGTACACAAGAACTGGAAAGTACGGAAAGAGGCATACGAGGCCGCCGCCAAAGAATTCAGTCTTGCTGCCAGCGAATCAGACCCCGTCGTGCGCCAATTCATAAATGATGCAAGCATATGGAAGGGCGTCGTAGGCGACTCCAACGTCGCAGCACAGCAAGAGGGTCTTGGTGCGCTATGCGCCTTTCTCGACATAGCTGGCCAGCAAGGCTGCTCACG GACGCGGAACATTACCATCGCGACCATCGCCGAAAAGGGCCTACCGTCTACGAGACCGGCCGCCAAGCAGAAGGCCCTCGAGGCACTGATGCTGTACATTGAAACCGACAAGCCAGATCCAGTCATTGAAGAGCTGCTACCCGTCCTGGGAAACAAGCAACCCAAAGTCATCGCCGCAACCCTCGACGCCCTCACCCAGATATACCATGCATACGGATGCAAGACCATCGAGCCCAAGCAGGTTCTCAAGTTGCTACCCAAAGTATACGGCCATGCGGACAAGAACGTGCGCGCGAAGGCGCAGGAGCTGACGGTTGAATTCTACCGATGGCTGAAAGAGGCCATGAAACCGCTCTTCTGGAACGATCTGAAGCCGGTCCAGCAGCAGGATCTCGACAAACTGTTCGAAAAAGTCAGAGACGAGCCCCCGCCAAAGCAAGAGCGCCTGCTCCGTTCCCAACAGGCCGCCAAGGAAGCCGCCGTCGCTGCGCCAGGCGGCGACGACGAGTgtgaagaggaggaggacgcAGCCATTGATCTCGAGCCTGAATACGAGGCTGTTGACGTTTTCGCGAAGATAcccaaggacttctccgACAAGCTCGCATCATCGAAATGGAAAGATCGAAAGGAGACTCTGGACGAGGTGCAGAAAGCCCTCGACCATCCAAGGATAGCAGAAGGCCCATTCGACGAATTGGTGCGCGGATTTGCGAAGAGCATGAAAGACGCCAACATTGCCGTTGTCATCACAGCCGCAAACTGCGTTGAGCTTCTAGCAAAGGGCTTAAAGAAGAGTTTCCAAAAGTACCGCAAAGACGTTATGAACGCCATGATGGAGCGActcaaggagaagaaggcgaCCGTGACCGATGCTATCGGAGCCGCCCTAGATGCATCGTTTGCTTCTACCAGCTTTCAGGACTGCTTAGAGGAGATTCTCGAGTTTCTGAAGCACAAGAACCCGCAGGTCAAGCTTGAGTCGTCGAAATTCCTGATCCGATGCTTAAAGAACACCCGCGAAGCACCAACCCCTGAACAGGCCAAGGCCATTGCTGAGGCCTCCACAAAGTTGCTCACTGAGTCGCAAGAGGTTCAACGTTCAGCCGGTGCCGAGACGCTCGGTACGCTTTGGAAGATCATGGGCGATCGCATCATGAATGCCCATCTTGATGGCCTGGATGAAATCCGCAAGACCAAGATTAAGGAGTTCTTTGATGCTGCCGAGGTCAAATCCAAATACAAGCCAAAGGCGGCCCCTGCACCCAAGCCTGCTGCCGCTCCACCATCGAAGAAGCCGATGGGTAAGCGACCCGCGCCTGGCGGTGTGAAGAAGGCAGCCCCTGCACCTAAACCTGCTCCCCCTCCACCCGCGGAGGAACCGTCCGCACCGCTCGAGCCGAAGCCGACATCGAGGCCCACGCCCAAGCTGGGTACCAAGCCTGGTCTTGGTGGGCCATCAAGGCTAGGAGGGTTGAAGAAGCCAGGTTCGGGTCTCGCAGCCCCTTCGCCGCGGAAATCGGTTGTATCGCCACCTCCTGAGGAAGaagcaccaccaccaccgcccaaGTTTGGTGCAGGACGTGGTCTGGCAGGCCGTCCCCTCGGAAAGCCTGCCGCGGAACCCGTTGCAGCAGCTCCAGTACCACAGGCGCCTACTGGGTTAAGTTTGGTGGAGCGAGCAGAGCTAGATGAGCTTCGAGCAGAGGTTGAGCGAGTGCGACGACAAAACGAAGACTTGCGTAGTGAGCGGACGAAGCTCACTTCCCAAATCCATGAGCTACAGAACCAAAATGCTCAGCTCATCGAAGACCACACGCGCGACGTCCTCTCCATCAAGGCAAAAGAAACACAGCTTGTCCGTGCCCGCTCAGACTTTGAAGCATCAGAACAGACAGTTCAAAACCAACGCCGAGAAATCGACCGCTTGAAGCGTGAACTCAGCCGCCAAGTGCGAGCCTCATCTCCGCCAGCTTCCGACGTTGCCGACCAGATATTTGCCGATAATGGCAACGGCGCACAGTTCGGCGACTCTGGGTACGGCAGTCGAGGAATGCATGCCAGGCGAGAGAGGAGTTTCAATGTGCCTACAAGCCCAGGCGGTGACGGTAAGGAGAATTTTGATTCCTACTCTCGTCCCGCCAGTGTTTTGAGTGGCAAGCTGAGTCCACGTTTAGATGGTGCTTCTGGCATGTCATCGTTTTCTTCACGAGGTGGCGGTCGCATGAGCCCTGCAGAGAACGGTCTCAGTCATCGAGGACAGTCACAAGCCGCTTCCGGTGCTGAAAGCTGGAAACGTGCTGCAGAGGTAACTCAGAACCTCAAGCAGAGAATTGAGATGATGAAG GCCAAGCAAGGCATCGGACGTCCAGCGCAATAA
- a CDS encoding WD40 repeat protein, with product MSAILTDRQAEELHKAIIAYLGVINAPKTAEAFREEANVSANFDDATRKKYEGLLEKKWTSVVRLQKKVMELEQRNQTLQSELDSTTPTSLLRRNQDPASWLPRAPARHTLQSHRSPITCVAFHPVFSSLASGSEDTTIKIWDWELGELERTVKGHTKGVLDVDFGGPRGGTLLASCSSDLTIKLWDPSDEYKNIRTLPGHDHSVSAIRFVPSGAAGSPSSGNLLVSASRDKTLRIWDVTTGYCVKTIRGHADWVRDVAPSFDGRWLLSAGNDQTARLWDASSGEPKCTFIGHEHVVECVTIAPPVSYANLASLAGLKKPPPLSSSAEYIATGSRDKTIKIWDGRGTLIKTLTGHDNWIRSLVFHPGGKYLLSASDDKTIRCWDLTQEGRCVKTVTDAHGHFVSCMRWAPNVIKDVPVNGDATNGATNGLSKKKEEEAAKAGIRCVIATGCVDLNVRIFAS from the exons ATGAGCGCGATATTGACGGACCGGCAAGCCGAGGAGTT GCACAAGGCCATTATTGCATATTTAGGCGTCATAAACGCGCCCAAGACAGCTGAAGCTTTTCGAGAGGAAGCAAACGTCTCGGCCAATTTCGACGATGCCACACGGAAAAAGTACGAGGGGCTGCTGGAGAAGAAGTGGACGAGTGTGGTGCGGTTGCAAAAGAAG GTCATGGAACTAGAGCAGCGCAATCAGACCCTGCAGAGTGAGCTGGACTCCACAACTCCCACCTCTCTCCTCCGCAGGAACCAAGACCCCGCCAGCTGGCTACCACGGGCCCCAGCACGACATACCCTCCAATCGCACCGCTCCCCCATCACATGTGTCGCATTTCACCCCGTCTTCTCCTCCCTCGCATCTGGCTCTGAAGACACAACCATCAAAATATGGGACTGGGAGCTGGGAGAGCTGGAAAGGACCGTCAAGGGACACACCAAAGGCGTTTTGGACGTTGATTTTGGCGGCCCAAGAGGTGGAACCTTGTTGGCATCATGTTCGAGCGACTTGACCATCAAGCTGTGGGATCCCTCGGATGAGTACAAGAATATAAGGACATTACCAGGCCATGACCACTCGGTATCTGCCATCCGCTTCGTCCCTAGTGGGGCTGCTGGATCGCCTTCGTCAGGCAACCTACTTGTTTCAGCGTCTCGAGATAAAACACTACGAATATGGGACGTTACTACAGGTTACTGTGTAAAGACAATACGGGGCCACGCCGACTGGGTGCGAGACGTGGCCCCAAGCTTCGACGGAAGATGGCTGCTCTCTGCAGGGAATGATCAAACCGCTCGACTATGGGACGCCAGCTCGGGAGAGCCAAAATGCACTTTTATCGGCCATGAGCATGTTGTCGAATGCGTCACGATAGCGCCTCCGGTGTCTTATGCTAACCTTGCATCGCTCGCTGGCCTGAAGAAACCACCACCGCTAAGCAGCTCAGCCGAATACATAGCCACCGGGTCAAGAGACAAGACAATAAAGATATGGGATGGGCGAGGAACCTTGATCAAGACGTTGACCGGCCATGATAACTGGATTCGATCACTGGTTTTCCATCCCGGCGGAAAGTACTTGCTATCTGCTAGCGACGACAAGACAATTCGATGCTGGGATCTCACCCAAGAAGGTCGTTGTGTCAAGACTGTAACTGACGCGCACGGCCACTTTGTCAGCTGCATGCGATGGGCACCCAATGTCATCAAGGACGTACCTGTAAATGGAGACGCGACTAACGGCGCAACAAATGGTTTGAGCAAGAAGAAAGAGGAGGAGGCGGCCAAGGCTGGCATACGATGCGTGATTGCGACTGGCTGCGTTGACCTCAATGTTCGCATCTTTGCATCATGA